Proteins from a single region of Fodinibius sp. Rm-B-1B1-1:
- a CDS encoding DUF4168 domain-containing protein, producing MTNTIKYLSAILLAVALIGCQNDSTEENTSQQQSQQQGQLEQMQQQAPDVDVSDEEAATFADAAMSAQQVQMQAQKKMMGIIQEEGLDIQTYQKIAQSQQMGQGDSTQFSEDEMKKFEAATSGIEELQTEIRDSVTKAIEDAGMEMQRFQDISRAAQQDSALQQQIQQQIQNKMGGQMQQGTPPQN from the coding sequence ATGACTAATACCATAAAATATCTTTCCGCTATTCTTTTGGCAGTCGCACTTATCGGGTGCCAAAATGATTCAACCGAAGAAAATACTTCCCAACAACAGTCTCAGCAACAAGGCCAGTTGGAACAAATGCAGCAACAAGCTCCTGATGTTGATGTTTCTGATGAAGAAGCTGCTACTTTTGCCGATGCTGCTATGAGTGCTCAGCAAGTACAAATGCAGGCACAAAAGAAAATGATGGGAATTATTCAGGAAGAAGGTCTTGACATCCAGACTTATCAAAAAATTGCTCAATCGCAACAAATGGGACAAGGAGACTCTACCCAGTTTAGCGAAGATGAGATGAAAAAATTTGAGGCAGCAACATCTGGGATTGAAGAGCTACAAACTGAAATTCGAGATAGTGTAACTAAGGCTATTGAAGATGCTGGAATGGAAATGCAACGTTTCCAAGACATCAGTCGGGCTGCTCAACAAGATTCAGCTTTGCAACAACAAATTCAGCAGCAAATCCAAAATAAAATGGGTGGACAAATGCAACAAGGTACCCCACCCCAGAACTAA
- a CDS encoding FlgO family outer membrane protein — translation MDNIHHYEIKHELGSGQHGTVYYAIDTNLKRPVVIKIVHPSRAKEKKIREHILEEARIASAIQHPNVSAIYEVGQYEERPYIVMQYVPGRTLAELLEDGALNLQFALSLSIQIADGLAEAHKLEILHRDLKPANIMVTDGGLVKILDFGLAKRREASEIDTITDEKQAGDNNKMQSSRFGTTAYMAPEQFITLRSSKQTDIFSLGIILYEIVTGQHPFLLSRNTEETDLIRVIRSVNPTPPHKLHSDIPESLSNLIMKALDKQPSNRFESVSNLHGALKTLMKSMDFEQGIIPGERSALLPSPSQKQDTREHKGFLSMLTEFFLQKDTQDIPENSIAVLPFKQVQENGKTQYFGLAIADAIATRLSQNASAVIRPPSTFLSLSDQSIDDIEAGEKLEAEYVLTGSFFSTDEGFTLNWQLVEVNTKAIQAGDTISIPSFDLLKVQNDITEAIFDALFSLGKLEQRQQKTPFDDLPIDLSEQYLEAQALLSRFLWGSNNPKDLIEGKEKFEEVLEKAPNFAAAHAGLGRTHLNYVMNGYGGPTYFMKAQQHLEKALELDPDNVEAKLQRAYTFLWRGEKDRARRDIQYLLKHNGRNTEVLLGAGIIVQLDGLHREALRLLGKALQKNPAAAIQIYNRRARLNHYLGQLDLAWLEVDKGLTLEPQHSLLKTTKGYLFFSEEAYEKAIPILESVIEDDPNRRVTYPTLAMCYVKNNQPKKAHSLITDELLTIAATDCEMAFRLASYFAVDGNHIEALHWLRKAIYLGYENYPWIKENPIWKPLHNNQEFKEILTDLERVFETNKTRWTKFLNDFWEET, via the coding sequence ATGGACAACATCCACCATTACGAAATCAAGCACGAACTGGGATCGGGACAACACGGGACGGTTTATTATGCCATCGATACTAATTTGAAGCGCCCCGTAGTTATTAAAATTGTACATCCCAGCCGGGCAAAAGAGAAAAAGATTCGGGAACATATTCTTGAAGAAGCCCGTATTGCCTCGGCTATTCAGCATCCCAACGTGAGTGCCATATACGAAGTCGGTCAATATGAGGAGCGCCCTTACATTGTTATGCAATATGTTCCCGGACGTACACTGGCCGAATTGCTGGAGGATGGAGCCCTTAATCTACAGTTTGCTCTTTCTTTAAGTATTCAGATTGCCGACGGTCTGGCGGAAGCTCACAAGCTGGAAATATTGCACCGCGATCTAAAGCCTGCCAACATCATGGTTACCGATGGTGGACTCGTTAAGATCCTCGATTTTGGACTGGCCAAGCGACGCGAAGCGTCTGAAATAGATACAATAACGGATGAAAAACAAGCCGGTGATAATAACAAAATGCAGTCCTCCCGGTTTGGTACCACCGCTTACATGGCCCCCGAGCAGTTTATTACACTGCGCAGCAGTAAACAAACAGATATTTTCTCGCTGGGCATCATCCTGTATGAGATTGTCACTGGCCAACACCCATTTCTGTTATCCAGAAATACAGAGGAAACAGATCTCATCAGGGTTATTCGATCAGTCAACCCCACACCGCCTCACAAGCTGCATTCTGATATTCCAGAATCCCTTAGTAATTTGATAATGAAAGCGCTGGATAAACAACCCAGCAATCGTTTTGAATCTGTTTCAAATCTCCATGGTGCGCTTAAAACGTTGATGAAAAGCATGGATTTTGAACAGGGCATTATCCCCGGTGAACGTTCGGCACTCCTTCCCTCCCCATCTCAAAAACAAGATACGCGGGAACACAAGGGATTCCTTTCCATGCTTACCGAGTTTTTTCTGCAAAAGGATACACAAGATATTCCTGAAAACTCTATTGCAGTACTCCCATTTAAACAGGTGCAAGAGAATGGCAAAACACAGTATTTTGGATTGGCAATAGCCGATGCCATCGCCACACGGCTCTCTCAAAACGCCTCGGCAGTCATTCGTCCCCCAAGCACCTTTCTGTCGCTGTCCGACCAATCCATTGACGATATTGAAGCCGGAGAAAAATTAGAGGCTGAATATGTACTTACGGGATCCTTTTTCAGCACCGATGAAGGTTTCACCTTAAACTGGCAACTTGTTGAAGTCAACACAAAGGCTATACAAGCCGGTGATACCATTTCGATACCTTCTTTTGATTTGCTGAAAGTGCAGAACGACATTACCGAAGCAATCTTCGATGCCCTGTTTAGTCTTGGCAAGCTCGAACAAAGACAACAGAAAACCCCTTTTGATGATCTGCCTATTGATCTCTCTGAACAATATCTTGAAGCACAGGCTTTGCTCTCTCGATTTTTATGGGGATCAAATAATCCTAAAGACCTAATTGAGGGAAAAGAAAAATTTGAAGAGGTGTTGGAAAAAGCGCCTAACTTTGCTGCAGCCCACGCAGGACTCGGGCGCACGCACTTAAATTATGTAATGAACGGATATGGGGGCCCCACCTATTTTATGAAGGCTCAACAGCACTTGGAGAAAGCCCTTGAGCTCGACCCCGATAATGTAGAAGCCAAGCTGCAACGTGCCTATACCTTTCTTTGGCGGGGCGAAAAAGACCGGGCACGACGAGACATCCAATACCTGTTAAAACATAATGGACGTAATACGGAGGTGTTACTTGGAGCCGGTATTATTGTTCAACTTGATGGGCTACATCGCGAAGCACTTCGGCTCCTCGGAAAAGCGCTGCAAAAAAATCCTGCTGCAGCTATACAAATCTACAATCGCCGGGCACGGCTTAATCATTATTTGGGACAGCTGGACTTGGCATGGCTCGAAGTTGACAAAGGACTTACCCTCGAACCCCAGCACTCACTGTTAAAAACAACAAAAGGATACCTGTTTTTTAGTGAAGAAGCATATGAAAAGGCTATACCCATCTTGGAATCCGTCATTGAAGACGATCCCAATCGTCGGGTAACATATCCGACATTAGCAATGTGCTACGTTAAGAATAATCAGCCCAAAAAAGCACACTCATTAATTACCGACGAGCTGCTTACCATTGCTGCCACAGATTGTGAGATGGCATTTCGGTTAGCTTCTTATTTTGCTGTGGACGGCAATCACATCGAAGCCCTGCATTGGTTGCGTAAGGCCATCTACCTCGGTTATGAAAATTATCCCTGGATCAAAGAAAATCCTATTTGGAAACCACTCCATAACAATCAAGAATTCAAAGAAATATTAACTGATCTGGAACGCGTTTTTGAAACAAATAAAACGCGTTGGACAAAATTTCTTAATGACTTTTGGGAAGAGACCTGA
- a CDS encoding TonB-dependent receptor yields the protein MNYSFTKSLLFVVLFCLSTLLGVQTTYAQTKSNTVIKGTVTDDNNEAVAGVNVAFPQLNRGTYTKADGSYTIKGLPSGTYTLVFSFVGYENQNKEVRLKKGEPLTLDISLQRTLIQEETITVTGTPYASDPLTTPADVDILTGDTKFSKQQTSLGASLDELAGVSSISTGSQMGKPVIRGLSGSRVRVLDDGVAMDYQQYGVRHGPNVDPFTSERIEVVRGAASVQYGSDALGGAVNVISNSLPDAVDEQPFLQGQTLGEFATNNDELVGGLHLNGASGRFGFTSTIIRRSSGNMKAPEVATFQESNNTSAPKFSGELDHTDYDQLNGSLGIGYQTGLGQISAEYTRWQNNHNFLLPNGKGLGQNLENNTVQLEGNLNLGNNFILKPNLTYSSNLRQSSPGGGNAVPRNELPDEGYAHLDILLKNYNAKMGLEHPEIGPFSGTIGLEYKYQDQATRGVEPLVPSATVQNVAAFVFEKAEINDLTLSFGARVDARSQEAEPNSDLNLPDQSAGETSDVLDQSYLEFSGSVGATYQFTESLALAGNVGRGFRAPSLFNLHVDGVHGGIAAYQVGNPYLDSEHSLNTDLSLRWRSTNLKVKATVYRNAIDNYIFLVNTGEFAGPNNDGPPILETVQGNAHLVGANANITAQVLPWLQLSGTFETVQGENVDQDISQVDDLPLLPPTKVSGSIKFVKRELAAFQNTFLTIGVEHVASKDAAGRYEPFWQFGNAPKFSNFGVASTDAYTLVNATVGGEIPLWNRPISLQISANNLLNEAYRDFLDTYKGYALSPGRNVSFRVKIPFSIL from the coding sequence ATGAATTATTCATTTACTAAATCACTACTTTTTGTTGTACTGTTTTGTCTCTCGACATTGCTCGGAGTGCAAACCACTTATGCTCAAACAAAATCAAACACCGTCATTAAAGGAACCGTTACCGATGACAACAATGAAGCCGTTGCCGGCGTAAATGTTGCCTTTCCACAGTTGAATCGTGGTACCTACACAAAAGCAGACGGTTCTTATACTATTAAAGGTTTACCCAGCGGAACCTACACCTTGGTATTCTCATTCGTTGGTTATGAAAACCAAAACAAAGAGGTAAGACTTAAAAAAGGAGAACCCTTAACGCTTGATATCTCGCTGCAGCGAACACTTATTCAAGAAGAAACCATAACCGTTACCGGCACGCCTTATGCCTCGGATCCGCTTACGACCCCGGCCGATGTAGATATCTTAACCGGTGACACCAAGTTTTCTAAACAGCAAACCTCACTGGGTGCCTCTCTTGATGAGTTGGCTGGCGTCTCCAGCATCTCCACCGGAAGCCAGATGGGCAAGCCCGTCATTCGCGGGCTAAGCGGTAGCCGCGTCCGTGTCCTTGACGACGGCGTAGCCATGGACTATCAGCAGTACGGGGTTCGTCATGGTCCCAACGTTGATCCCTTCACTTCTGAACGTATTGAAGTGGTACGTGGAGCAGCCAGTGTACAATATGGTTCTGATGCTTTGGGCGGTGCTGTAAATGTAATATCAAACTCACTACCCGATGCGGTGGATGAGCAGCCCTTCTTGCAGGGGCAGACGCTTGGTGAATTTGCTACCAACAATGATGAACTTGTGGGCGGACTGCATCTCAACGGAGCCTCTGGCCGGTTTGGTTTTACCAGTACCATTATTCGGCGCTCCTCCGGTAATATGAAAGCTCCTGAAGTAGCCACTTTCCAGGAATCAAATAACACCTCAGCCCCAAAATTTTCGGGAGAACTTGATCACACCGACTATGACCAGCTTAATGGTAGTTTAGGCATTGGATATCAAACCGGATTAGGTCAAATTTCTGCCGAATACACCCGCTGGCAAAACAATCATAACTTTTTACTTCCCAATGGAAAAGGATTGGGACAAAACCTGGAAAATAATACTGTTCAACTTGAGGGGAATTTAAATCTCGGAAATAATTTTATCCTCAAACCTAACCTCACCTATTCCAGTAACTTACGACAATCAAGTCCGGGAGGTGGAAATGCAGTTCCCCGTAATGAGCTGCCCGACGAAGGATATGCGCATCTCGATATACTTCTGAAGAATTACAATGCCAAGATGGGGCTTGAACATCCCGAAATCGGACCTTTTTCAGGTACTATCGGGCTGGAATATAAATACCAAGATCAGGCTACCCGCGGTGTAGAACCACTGGTACCCAGCGCAACAGTACAAAACGTTGCGGCCTTTGTCTTTGAAAAAGCTGAAATCAATGATCTCACACTCTCTTTCGGAGCTCGAGTTGATGCTCGTTCGCAGGAAGCCGAGCCGAATAGTGATCTTAATCTTCCAGACCAGTCTGCCGGTGAAACCAGTGATGTTCTGGATCAATCCTATTTGGAATTCAGCGGCTCTGTGGGAGCTACCTACCAGTTTACGGAATCATTGGCTTTAGCCGGAAATGTTGGGCGTGGCTTTCGAGCTCCCAGCCTTTTCAACCTCCACGTTGATGGTGTGCACGGGGGCATCGCCGCCTACCAGGTTGGAAATCCCTACTTGGATTCTGAACACTCACTGAATACTGATTTATCATTACGTTGGAGATCAACAAACCTAAAAGTAAAAGCCACTGTTTATCGAAATGCAATCGATAATTACATCTTTTTAGTCAACACCGGGGAATTTGCAGGCCCCAATAACGATGGTCCCCCTATCCTTGAGACCGTCCAGGGTAATGCCCACTTAGTTGGTGCCAATGCAAATATTACCGCACAAGTATTACCATGGCTGCAACTCTCAGGTACCTTTGAAACGGTTCAGGGCGAAAACGTGGATCAGGATATCTCCCAGGTAGATGACCTTCCACTACTTCCCCCCACCAAAGTAAGCGGAAGCATAAAATTTGTTAAACGCGAGCTTGCCGCTTTTCAAAACACCTTCCTGACTATTGGTGTTGAACATGTCGCGTCAAAAGATGCAGCCGGTCGCTATGAGCCATTTTGGCAATTTGGGAACGCCCCCAAGTTCAGTAATTTTGGAGTAGCATCAACCGATGCCTATACCTTGGTTAATGCTACTGTTGGCGGAGAGATCCCTCTATGGAATCGTCCAATTTCTCTTCAAATTTCAGCCAATAATTTACTTAATGAAGCATATCGCGACTTCCTCGATACCTATAAAGGATATGCGTTAAGTCCCGGTCGCAATGTCAGCTTCCGGGTTAAAATTCCCTTCAGTATTCTGTAA
- a CDS encoding TonB-dependent receptor, with the protein MSPFTTMMFVAKNFLLFLLLLGMLQPIAGFAQNSTVTGTVVDDETDEPVSYAYLFMEGINRGQTTHSDGSFTFKDVPAGTYSIKMQRIGYKTRSQSIEVPSNDTLRITFRITPTILDNVGVEVIGQSERGGNGHLENATQTISGETLRQNLSTTLSGTLEDMPGVSTRSMGTAPGRPVMRGLGGERLMILQDGERSGDVSSQSSDHAVTVDPMSAEEIEIARGPSALEFGSNAIGGVINVVQNQVPSSIPDHTHGTASLQGESVNTGGAGGVEFATPISNSFALKVNGNFRSALNTQTPNSKLTNSGILSTNNTVGLGYVRPWGHAGLSANIYLNNYGIPPDSLGGHPNGVNIEMEKLQVKGTTEIILDRPFWQNLEVDLSHKSYFHQEIESSGFVGTEFGVLTTNTSVKANHNEFTLFDEGKVGLWAERKNYAVNGTRTPDSDSYSFSGFFIEEKDIGSLHLEVGARLDHTTAIPDVENESIQGRPIRDRNFTALASSANIVYDLGGGFFTGANIIHSFRPPSQEELFSQGPHLASYSYEVGNPDLDPERGLGKELYFRYRSSNARAELTFFHNGFNNYNYARNTGEPSPQDRSLYIYQFTGTQAVLQGIEFSSQLKVFENWALSTSMSYTHGKRKLFDTEQQNSDSEWNPLPMIPPLKGNVEVSYNNSGLKIGAKSKWAAEQNRTGEFETSTDSYAIFNLFGQYRFQKWDLMHTLSLNANNIFNTTYRNHLSRIKEIYPEPGRNISLLYRMYF; encoded by the coding sequence ATGTCACCATTTACGACCATGATGTTTGTTGCCAAAAACTTTCTACTTTTTTTATTGCTTCTGGGGATGTTACAGCCCATCGCTGGATTTGCCCAAAATAGTACTGTTACAGGAACAGTGGTGGACGATGAAACGGACGAGCCAGTCAGTTATGCCTACCTCTTCATGGAAGGTATCAACCGGGGACAAACGACACATAGCGATGGCTCCTTTACCTTTAAAGACGTACCTGCTGGTACCTACTCTATCAAAATGCAGCGCATCGGTTACAAAACGCGTTCGCAGAGTATAGAAGTCCCGTCCAATGATACCCTGCGAATTACGTTTCGGATAACTCCCACCATTTTAGATAATGTAGGTGTTGAGGTCATTGGCCAATCTGAACGTGGAGGGAATGGTCATCTGGAAAATGCTACGCAAACTATTTCCGGTGAAACGCTGCGACAGAATTTGAGTACCACGCTTTCGGGTACGCTTGAAGATATGCCCGGAGTTAGTACCCGATCAATGGGAACCGCTCCCGGCCGACCAGTGATGCGCGGTCTGGGTGGTGAACGACTGATGATTCTACAAGATGGCGAACGGTCGGGCGATGTATCATCCCAATCGTCCGATCATGCTGTTACTGTTGATCCGATGTCGGCAGAAGAAATTGAAATTGCACGCGGCCCCTCTGCATTAGAATTTGGATCCAACGCTATTGGCGGGGTTATCAATGTGGTGCAAAACCAGGTTCCATCGAGTATTCCTGATCATACGCACGGAACAGCCAGTTTGCAAGGTGAATCTGTAAATACCGGTGGAGCCGGAGGCGTGGAATTTGCAACCCCAATTAGCAATAGCTTTGCTCTTAAAGTAAATGGTAATTTCCGTTCAGCATTAAACACCCAAACTCCCAACAGCAAACTTACTAACTCTGGAATATTATCCACCAATAATACGGTCGGCTTAGGATATGTTCGCCCCTGGGGACATGCCGGCCTTTCTGCCAATATTTACCTAAACAACTACGGCATTCCACCCGATTCCTTGGGAGGCCATCCGAATGGCGTCAATATTGAAATGGAAAAACTCCAGGTCAAAGGCACGACAGAAATCATTTTGGATCGTCCATTTTGGCAAAACCTTGAAGTGGATCTCTCACACAAAAGTTACTTCCACCAGGAAATTGAGTCCAGTGGATTTGTAGGGACAGAGTTTGGTGTGCTTACCACAAATACCTCCGTCAAAGCTAACCATAATGAATTTACACTCTTCGATGAAGGAAAAGTGGGGCTTTGGGCTGAACGAAAAAACTACGCTGTTAATGGCACGCGTACCCCAGATTCAGACTCCTATAGTTTTTCCGGGTTCTTTATTGAAGAAAAAGATATTGGTTCGTTACACCTTGAAGTCGGAGCGCGGCTGGATCACACCACTGCTATACCGGATGTCGAGAATGAATCCATACAGGGACGCCCCATTAGAGATCGTAACTTTACGGCACTGGCCAGTTCGGCCAATATTGTTTATGATTTGGGAGGTGGATTTTTTACCGGTGCCAACATTATTCACTCCTTCCGTCCTCCATCCCAAGAAGAACTTTTTTCGCAAGGTCCCCATTTAGCCTCCTATTCTTATGAAGTGGGTAATCCCGATTTAGATCCCGAACGCGGACTCGGAAAAGAACTTTATTTCCGGTATCGCAGCTCTAATGCCCGGGCGGAACTGACCTTTTTCCACAATGGATTTAACAATTACAATTATGCCCGCAATACAGGGGAACCATCCCCACAAGATCGGTCGCTGTATATCTATCAGTTTACCGGCACCCAGGCAGTATTACAAGGCATTGAATTTAGCTCTCAACTCAAAGTTTTTGAGAACTGGGCGCTATCTACCTCAATGAGTTACACACACGGAAAGCGCAAATTATTCGATACCGAGCAACAAAATTCCGATAGTGAGTGGAATCCTCTCCCCATGATTCCTCCCCTTAAGGGAAATGTAGAAGTAAGTTATAATAACAGCGGACTTAAAATTGGTGCTAAAAGTAAATGGGCAGCCGAACAAAACCGCACTGGTGAATTTGAAACATCCACCGACAGTTATGCCATTTTTAACCTCTTCGGTCAGTATAGGTTTCAAAAATGGGATCTGATGCATACGCTCTCTCTTAATGCCAACAATATATTCAATACTACCTACCGCAATCATTTATCACGTATAAAAGAAATCTATCCCGAACCGGGCCGCAATATCTCTTTGTTATACCGCATGTACTTTTAA